A single Saccharolobus shibatae B12 DNA region contains:
- a CDS encoding DUF72 domain-containing protein encodes MKVFVGTSGWVYDWNEDKTLEWYVKNSGLNAVEVNMTFYRYPTRKQVERWSKFKEIRWVVKVNRKITHVKRLKDFQSWKEFQQIVDSLNPDFYLFQLPPTFKRNSENEKRVIQFAEVLKDKMAVEFRNIEWYLKPFNVNCVIVSIDSPIGTYIIKNNDYVYLRFHGRGVWYTYDYSEKELEELTDKIISLNPKYVYVFFNNNHWMLDNARYMLKILAEKS; translated from the coding sequence ATGAAGGTTTTTGTTGGAACCTCTGGTTGGGTCTACGACTGGAATGAAGATAAGACATTAGAGTGGTATGTTAAGAATAGTGGGCTTAACGCAGTAGAGGTTAATATGACGTTTTATCGATATCCTACAAGAAAGCAGGTTGAAAGGTGGAGTAAATTTAAGGAGATTAGATGGGTAGTAAAGGTAAATAGGAAGATTACTCACGTAAAAAGGCTAAAAGATTTTCAGTCTTGGAAAGAGTTTCAACAAATAGTTGACTCATTGAATCCTGACTTTTATTTGTTTCAATTACCACCAACTTTTAAGAGGAATTCAGAAAATGAGAAGAGAGTAATTCAATTTGCTGAAGTATTAAAGGATAAAATGGCCGTTGAGTTTAGGAACATTGAATGGTACTTAAAGCCCTTTAATGTTAATTGTGTAATTGTCTCAATAGATTCACCAATAGGTACGTATATTATAAAGAATAACGATTACGTTTACCTAAGATTTCATGGAAGAGGTGTTTGGTACACTTACGATTACTCTGAGAAGGAACTAGAGGAGTTGACAGATAAAATAATCTCGTTAAATCCTAAGTACGTTTATGTGTTTTTTAATAACAATCATTGGATGCTTGATAATGCTAGATATATGCTTAAAATTTTAGCTGAGAAATCTTAA
- a CDS encoding pyridoxal-phosphate dependent enzyme translates to MVKEVCMKCKKERESIYEIKCNKCGGPFEILLDFEFDKNSERGFPYSEKNFPYVKHFISLGEGRTPLIKKGNIWFKLDFLNPSGSYKDRGAVTLVSYLAEKGVKQISEDSSGNAGSAIAAYSAAAGIEAYIFVPETAKGGKLKQIESYGAHVVRVRGSREDVAKAAENSGYYYASHVLQPQFRDGIRSLAYEIAKDLDWKTPNYVFIPVSAGTLLLGVYKGFKHLLDSGVISEMPKIVAVQTEQVMPLCAKFKNISYTPPDKVTSIADALVSTRPFLLDHMLKATSECIVVSDDEIVEAWKELAKMGLLVEYSSATVFAAYKKFSVNDAVLVLTGSGLKVL, encoded by the coding sequence ATGGTAAAAGAGGTTTGTATGAAATGCAAAAAGGAAAGGGAAAGTATATATGAGATTAAATGTAACAAATGTGGAGGACCATTCGAGATTCTGTTAGATTTTGAATTTGATAAGAATTCTGAGAGAGGTTTTCCCTATAGCGAAAAGAATTTCCCCTACGTCAAACATTTCATATCCCTAGGAGAGGGAAGAACTCCATTAATTAAAAAGGGGAACATATGGTTTAAACTCGACTTCTTAAATCCATCGGGGTCGTACAAGGATAGAGGAGCAGTGACTCTGGTCTCTTATCTTGCGGAAAAAGGTGTAAAACAAATTAGTGAAGACTCTTCTGGAAATGCAGGATCAGCAATAGCTGCGTATTCTGCAGCTGCTGGTATTGAGGCATACATTTTCGTTCCTGAAACGGCAAAAGGAGGAAAACTTAAGCAGATAGAATCCTATGGTGCTCACGTTGTTAGAGTAAGGGGGAGTAGAGAAGATGTGGCAAAAGCTGCAGAAAACTCCGGTTATTACTACGCATCACACGTTTTACAGCCTCAATTTAGGGATGGAATTAGATCTCTAGCATATGAAATAGCAAAGGATTTAGATTGGAAAACTCCTAATTATGTTTTCATTCCAGTATCAGCAGGAACTTTACTTTTAGGTGTTTATAAGGGATTCAAGCACTTACTAGATTCCGGTGTCATATCGGAAATGCCTAAAATCGTAGCAGTGCAAACAGAGCAAGTTATGCCACTTTGTGCCAAATTCAAAAATATTTCTTACACGCCACCAGACAAGGTTACCTCAATTGCAGACGCTCTAGTGTCAACTAGACCATTTCTATTGGATCATATGTTAAAGGCCACTAGTGAATGTATAGTTGTAAGTGATGATGAAATAGTAGAAGCTTGGAAGGAATTGGCTAAGATGGGACTACTAGTAGAATATAGTTCTGCCACTGTATTTGCTGCTTATAAGAAATTCAGTGTTAACGATGCAGTATTAGTTTTAACCGGAAGCGGATTAAAGGTATTATGA
- a CDS encoding ABC transporter ATP-binding protein: MLTLRNISVRLGGKLILSGISFNAGKGINVILGPNGSGKTTLLRAIIGMIKYDGEIRVDGEISYVPAEFFSPSMKVLDVLKAGRKRANYESYIKELNVEKFLERDFSTLSSGERKLILVTKALAEGDNVIMDEPLSNFDVKNKFFVLNILKKFNHKTFLITSHELETLRYADKVIVINKGKLEYEGGVSDLSDDLLSNVYGIKLKKIQVDGKTFFNVTG; this comes from the coding sequence ATGTTGACGTTAAGGAATATTAGTGTAAGATTAGGAGGCAAATTAATTTTGTCAGGTATTTCTTTTAATGCAGGAAAAGGTATTAATGTAATTTTAGGACCAAACGGAAGCGGTAAGACTACATTGCTAAGAGCGATAATTGGGATGATAAAATATGATGGTGAAATAAGAGTCGATGGTGAAATATCATACGTTCCAGCTGAATTTTTCTCTCCTAGTATGAAAGTTCTAGATGTATTAAAAGCAGGTAGAAAAAGGGCTAATTATGAATCATACATAAAGGAGTTAAATGTGGAGAAGTTTCTTGAGAGAGATTTCTCCACCTTAAGCTCTGGAGAAAGAAAACTAATCTTAGTAACAAAGGCTCTAGCTGAGGGAGACAATGTAATAATGGATGAACCTCTTTCAAATTTTGACGTTAAAAATAAATTCTTTGTGCTAAATATTTTAAAGAAGTTTAACCATAAGACCTTTCTGATTACTTCTCATGAGCTAGAAACTTTAAGATATGCTGATAAAGTTATCGTGATCAATAAAGGAAAATTGGAATATGAAGGAGGAGTTAGCGATCTTTCTGACGATCTACTTTCCAACGTATATGGTATAAAACTCAAAAAAATACAAGTTGATGGTAAAACATTCTTTAATGTTACGGGATAA
- a CDS encoding FecCD family ABC transporter permease, giving the protein MVRLSGIFLIIGFIISFLLGLLYGDVTIPISEIFHPSGVYAYILLDIRLPTLTVAILIGAILSTSGAVLQMLLRNPLVDPYISGTASGGAFGAVLTYLLLMLNLPFSWILYFQPLVAFFTATLATLITIIIGKKSGYLGLVIGGVLVSFIFSSLVTVILSVMSAKYPQIPPLTFWLLGDISVVGWFNVIVLSIFAILLLYFSLSNSRLIDLLSISDEISYSQGVNPNKQRVFWLLFISLVVAYCVSIAGIIGFLGIIVPHIIRRLIGGNTSQLVTYSSLLGSTILILSNILSHGIFGYFIPLTALLSIMGAPIMIFALVRKDVDVKEY; this is encoded by the coding sequence ATGGTTCGTTTAAGTGGTATTTTTTTAATTATAGGATTTATTATTTCATTTTTACTTGGGTTACTCTATGGTGATGTTACTATACCGATTAGCGAGATTTTCCATCCTAGCGGAGTTTACGCTTATATATTGCTTGACATAAGATTACCTACCTTAACTGTGGCAATTCTCATAGGTGCAATCTTATCCACATCTGGGGCAGTTCTTCAAATGTTATTGAGAAATCCACTCGTAGATCCCTATATAAGTGGGACAGCATCTGGTGGGGCTTTTGGGGCAGTTCTTACGTATTTACTACTGATGCTTAATTTGCCATTTTCATGGATATTATACTTCCAACCTTTGGTAGCGTTCTTCACTGCAACGCTAGCAACCTTGATAACCATAATTATTGGAAAGAAGTCAGGATATCTTGGTCTTGTAATTGGTGGTGTCTTAGTCTCGTTCATTTTCTCATCTCTAGTAACGGTCATATTATCAGTGATGAGTGCTAAATATCCTCAAATACCCCCACTTACCTTTTGGCTCTTGGGAGATATTAGCGTAGTTGGCTGGTTTAATGTCATAGTATTGTCAATATTTGCCATTCTCTTACTTTACTTTAGCCTATCAAATTCTAGATTGATAGACTTACTATCAATAAGTGATGAGATTAGTTATTCTCAAGGGGTGAATCCTAATAAGCAGAGAGTCTTCTGGCTATTATTCATAAGTCTTGTAGTAGCTTACTGTGTTTCAATAGCCGGTATTATAGGATTTTTAGGCATAATAGTTCCACATATTATTAGGAGATTAATTGGAGGAAATACAAGCCAGCTAGTGACGTATTCCTCACTATTAGGTTCAACAATCTTAATTCTAAGTAACATTTTATCTCATGGTATATTTGGTTATTTTATTCCTCTGACTGCGCTTCTTTCAATCATGGGAGCTCCAATAATGATATTCGCATTGGTGAGAAAAGATGTTGACGTTAAGGAATATTAG
- a CDS encoding ABC transporter substrate-binding protein encodes MPNVKVIGTIVAIIIIVSVISVFYYYKSYSTSQPVTFNNNFRIISLAPSDTQILISLGLGKYIVGIDYYSYQLLQSLNLTKDVPSNVTVFSQISPPNISGLLLLHPTVIVVEEGLIGSYIDQMKEAGLNVLITNNDFASTYSQIENCILKVGEYFNVTSKAQQLIDWMNQKISDFSTTGNTSVAYLLWICPDLSFYTAGGNVFINSIIVQAGGINVFANYSGYPLLTPSPLLITKPSVVIAQEVYNLTYTNYLISQYKGINSSNVYIMGNLATNLLNEPGPLSVYSIQVIKLIIEGKAPHFISDNWVINNLNVTLPVF; translated from the coding sequence ATGCCAAACGTAAAAGTGATTGGTACGATAGTAGCTATAATTATAATAGTGAGTGTAATTTCAGTCTTCTATTATTATAAGAGTTATTCTACATCGCAACCCGTAACTTTTAATAATAATTTCAGAATTATATCATTAGCACCTAGTGATACACAAATTCTAATAAGTTTAGGTTTAGGTAAATATATAGTGGGAATTGATTACTATTCATACCAGTTATTGCAATCTCTTAACCTCACAAAGGATGTGCCATCAAACGTTACCGTGTTTTCTCAAATATCTCCTCCAAATATTTCCGGCCTACTACTATTACACCCAACGGTTATTGTGGTTGAAGAAGGGCTTATAGGAAGTTACATAGACCAAATGAAAGAAGCTGGACTTAACGTCTTAATTACGAATAATGATTTTGCAAGTACCTATTCCCAGATAGAAAATTGTATATTAAAAGTAGGAGAGTATTTTAATGTAACTAGTAAAGCTCAACAGTTAATAGATTGGATGAATCAGAAAATAAGCGATTTCTCTACTACAGGGAATACAAGCGTAGCTTATTTATTATGGATATGCCCAGATTTAAGTTTCTACACCGCTGGTGGGAACGTTTTTATAAATAGCATAATTGTTCAAGCGGGCGGTATTAACGTTTTTGCGAACTACTCTGGCTATCCATTATTAACCCCGTCACCACTATTGATAACAAAACCCTCTGTCGTAATTGCGCAGGAAGTATATAATTTAACTTACACCAACTACTTAATTTCCCAATATAAGGGAATAAATAGTAGTAATGTCTATATAATGGGAAATCTAGCAACTAACCTATTAAATGAACCAGGACCACTTTCGGTGTATTCCATACAAGTTATTAAACTCATAATTGAGGGAAAGGCACCACATTTCATTTCAGACAATTGGGTGATAAACAATCTTAATGTAACTCTCCCGGTGTTTTAG
- the tatC gene encoding twin-arginine translocase subunit TatC produces MTERTREVAKLEERPLIEHLRELAYRLRRILIALAITFMIYFMLGLELVRVYLPYPFFGLKYVLAEVPVLYPSLFDSISVQLTQLFIYNELPKGVKLIIINLFDPLFASFYISLYLAIFTTIPIIVREIWAFVAPGLYEHEKKLFKSIIFPAFLLFALGSAFAYFLLIPLMLRIILLYATALGSAVEPTLGLRSFVSTVMTLLIATGLSFELPLIMGGLTGIGVVKSITWLKNWRWGVLVSFIIAWIISPGTTGGIIETVIGVTLSTLYFIGALISKFMEKGRRNNPRKL; encoded by the coding sequence GTGACGGAAAGAACTAGAGAGGTTGCAAAGCTTGAAGAAAGACCTTTAATAGAACATTTAAGAGAATTGGCGTACAGATTAAGGAGAATTTTAATTGCTCTCGCAATAACTTTTATGATATATTTTATGCTGGGTTTAGAATTAGTTAGAGTATATTTACCTTATCCATTCTTTGGTCTTAAATACGTTTTAGCGGAAGTTCCCGTTTTATACCCATCTCTATTTGATAGTATATCTGTACAACTGACACAGCTTTTCATATATAATGAGCTACCTAAAGGCGTGAAATTAATAATCATAAATTTGTTCGATCCACTTTTCGCATCCTTTTATATTTCCCTGTATCTGGCAATATTTACTACAATCCCTATCATTGTAAGGGAAATTTGGGCATTTGTAGCTCCGGGATTATATGAACATGAGAAGAAACTTTTCAAGAGTATAATATTTCCTGCCTTTTTATTGTTTGCCTTAGGTTCTGCCTTTGCTTACTTTCTTCTTATTCCCTTAATGTTAAGGATAATACTCTTATATGCTACTGCTTTAGGTTCTGCAGTGGAGCCAACTTTAGGCCTAAGGTCCTTTGTAAGTACAGTAATGACGTTACTAATTGCTACTGGATTATCTTTTGAACTACCCTTAATAATGGGCGGCTTAACGGGTATTGGAGTTGTAAAGTCAATTACGTGGCTTAAAAATTGGAGATGGGGAGTTCTAGTATCCTTTATTATCGCATGGATAATTTCACCAGGTACAACTGGAGGCATAATAGAGACAGTAATAGGAGTAACCTTGTCTACCCTATACTTTATTGGTGCATTAATAAGTAAGTTTATGGAAAAAGGTAGAAGAAATAACCCTAGAAAACTTTAG
- a CDS encoding twin-arginine translocase TatA/TatE family subunit translates to MISNLSDFLVVVVVFILLMAGDKNAGNTAKSIGRFLGEIRKRQNEFKNELMRELNSVEAINNTPFTGSNFKYVKVTNQERVKELEAQIKRLQEELERLKASDGKN, encoded by the coding sequence ATGATTAGCAACTTAAGTGACTTTTTAGTAGTGGTAGTTGTGTTTATACTGTTGATGGCTGGAGATAAAAATGCTGGAAATACCGCTAAGTCAATAGGGAGGTTTTTAGGTGAAATAAGGAAAAGACAAAACGAATTTAAGAACGAGTTAATGAGGGAGTTAAATAGTGTAGAGGCTATTAATAACACTCCTTTTACTGGATCTAATTTCAAATACGTAAAGGTTACAAATCAAGAAAGAGTTAAAGAATTAGAGGCTCAAATAAAACGATTACAAGAGGAATTGGAGAGGCTGAAAGCTAGTGACGGAAAGAACTAG
- a CDS encoding twin-arginine translocase TatA/TatE family subunit codes for MLGNPYDWIIILVVIAVLFFGASKIPELFRSMGRAVGEFKKGRVEAEMELQQMQAQNLQQPLVQQQQPNVQDLEKQIAELQKQLEELKKSKQNQ; via the coding sequence ATGTTAGGGAACCCTTACGATTGGATCATAATACTAGTAGTAATTGCTGTACTATTCTTTGGAGCATCCAAAATACCAGAACTATTTAGATCGATGGGGAGAGCTGTTGGAGAGTTCAAGAAGGGTAGGGTAGAGGCCGAAATGGAGTTGCAGCAAATGCAAGCTCAGAACCTTCAACAACCGTTAGTTCAACAACAGCAACCTAATGTTCAAGACCTAGAGAAACAAATAGCTGAATTACAGAAACAGTTAGAGGAGTTAAAGAAATCTAAGCAGAATCAATAA
- a CDS encoding HAD family hydrolase, translated as MRKAVIFDLDGTLANTDEVHKLAWEIALRKLGYDVKVDIRYLLGRKTIDIAKILIGESHAEKLASVKTEIYNELVKTLAKPKPCVMGLINRLRDVKIPIAVVTSSMRNSAVQVLKVINVEPDVLITGDDVKLGKPNPMPVIEAIKKLNVDPNESVGVGDTIYDVMAYYSAGISKIIVVRSSVPLDVEEARKYDAKILDSLCEISDWFELF; from the coding sequence ATGAGAAAAGCAGTAATATTTGACCTAGATGGTACTTTAGCGAATACAGATGAAGTTCACAAATTAGCCTGGGAAATTGCTTTACGAAAACTAGGATATGACGTTAAAGTGGATATTAGATATTTGCTCGGTAGGAAAACGATAGACATAGCAAAGATTTTGATTGGAGAGAGTCATGCGGAAAAATTGGCTTCTGTAAAAACCGAAATTTATAACGAATTAGTGAAAACTTTGGCAAAACCTAAACCTTGCGTAATGGGGCTAATAAATCGTTTGAGAGATGTCAAAATACCTATTGCAGTGGTAACCTCGTCGATGCGTAACTCTGCTGTTCAAGTTTTAAAGGTAATTAATGTAGAACCAGATGTCCTAATTACAGGAGATGACGTTAAACTAGGAAAGCCTAATCCTATGCCGGTAATAGAGGCAATTAAAAAATTAAATGTAGATCCTAATGAAAGCGTAGGAGTAGGAGATACAATCTATGATGTAATGGCATACTATTCAGCTGGAATAAGTAAGATTATAGTGGTAAGGAGTAGTGTTCCTCTAGATGTAGAAGAGGCAAGAAAGTACGATGCAAAGATATTGGATTCATTATGTGAAATATCGGATTGGTTTGAATTATTTTAA
- a CDS encoding tRNA uridine(34) 5-carboxymethylaminomethyl modification radical SAM/GNAT enzyme Elp3 — translation MQVIRKPTRMLSGVTIVSIMTHPHSCPHGKCIFCPGGVDVGTPQSYYGREPTLMRAIENDYDPFHQVQSRLRQYVENGHTPSKVELIIMGGTFLSLPIDYQDWFVTYALEAMNRFPSSDKPSFVYLEDAQVKNEKAGVRCVGMTIETKPDWAKEWHADQMLRLGATKVELGVQTVYDDILKFTNRGHTVKDSIESTRILKDSGFKVVYHVMLGLPKSDPDKDLEAFKTIFSDPNFRPDMLKIYPTLVVETAPLANLWRRGLYKPYDTETLVELISEMYRYIPKWVRVMRIQRDIPANVILDGNKKGNLRELVEKKVLEKGIKINEIRFREVGMMWQHRGLLPDGTKIHLYKEVYEASEGSEIFLSFEDDKEILIGYLRLRIPSNEAHRKEIDGKTAIVRELHVYGIEVPIGSWDELGFQHRGYGSKLLSEAEKIAREEFDMRKISVLSGIGAREYYAKRGYVKEGPYMSKQLI, via the coding sequence ATGCAAGTAATAAGGAAACCAACTAGGATGCTTTCTGGCGTTACAATAGTATCGATAATGACTCACCCGCATTCTTGTCCGCATGGAAAGTGCATATTCTGTCCCGGAGGAGTAGATGTGGGTACCCCCCAAAGCTACTATGGTAGAGAACCCACTTTAATGAGGGCAATAGAAAACGATTACGATCCATTCCATCAAGTACAGTCAAGATTAAGACAATATGTTGAGAATGGACATACTCCAAGTAAAGTAGAGTTAATAATAATGGGCGGTACTTTCCTATCATTACCCATAGATTATCAAGATTGGTTTGTGACCTATGCATTAGAGGCTATGAATAGATTTCCTAGTTCTGATAAACCTTCTTTTGTGTATTTAGAAGATGCACAAGTGAAAAACGAAAAGGCAGGAGTACGTTGTGTAGGAATGACAATTGAAACGAAACCGGATTGGGCTAAGGAGTGGCACGCAGATCAAATGCTAAGATTAGGTGCAACCAAAGTTGAATTAGGAGTCCAAACTGTATACGATGACATTTTAAAGTTCACCAATAGGGGTCATACCGTAAAAGATTCCATAGAATCTACTAGAATACTGAAGGATTCAGGGTTCAAAGTGGTCTATCATGTAATGCTTGGTCTTCCTAAATCAGATCCTGATAAGGATCTGGAGGCATTTAAGACAATATTTTCTGATCCTAATTTTAGGCCGGATATGTTGAAAATATATCCTACCTTAGTGGTTGAAACTGCGCCGTTAGCGAATTTATGGAGAAGGGGATTATATAAGCCTTATGATACGGAGACTTTGGTTGAATTAATATCTGAAATGTATAGATATATTCCTAAATGGGTTAGAGTGATGAGAATACAAAGAGATATTCCTGCTAATGTAATCTTAGACGGTAACAAAAAGGGAAACTTAAGAGAATTGGTAGAGAAAAAGGTCTTAGAGAAAGGAATTAAGATTAATGAAATTAGATTTAGGGAAGTTGGGATGATGTGGCAACATAGGGGATTATTACCAGATGGTACTAAAATTCATCTTTACAAGGAAGTTTATGAAGCAAGTGAAGGTTCTGAAATTTTCCTGTCTTTTGAGGATGATAAAGAGATTTTAATAGGTTATTTACGATTAAGAATACCATCAAATGAGGCTCATAGGAAAGAGATAGATGGAAAGACGGCCATAGTAAGAGAACTTCATGTATACGGGATAGAAGTACCTATAGGAAGCTGGGATGAATTGGGTTTTCAACATAGAGGGTATGGAAGTAAGTTATTAAGCGAAGCTGAAAAGATTGCGAGAGAGGAATTCGATATGCGGAAAATTTCTGTTTTATCTGGAATAGGTGCTCGAGAATACTATGCTAAAAGAGGCTATGTAAAAGAAGGTCCTTATATGTCTAAGCAGTTGATTTAA
- a CDS encoding class I SAM-dependent methyltransferase — protein MYRRKPNPYVKLINGDKIVDVGCGSGQNCDQFKGRLVICLDLSLNQLNQARKRGCQNLVQADMEYLPFRDSSVDSLAYIASLHHLRDPSQALREAHRVLKDEGDILVTVWLVQLKFFFLRRYTIKRSLINGKEVRRFYRLYYPWELKRIMESKGFVTKIYKLYRVNSLLPNNSLYYGIKSTA, from the coding sequence GTGTATAGAAGAAAGCCTAATCCTTATGTCAAATTGATAAATGGAGATAAAATTGTTGATGTAGGTTGTGGATCAGGTCAAAATTGTGACCAATTTAAGGGAAGACTAGTTATTTGCTTAGATCTTTCACTAAACCAATTAAATCAAGCTCGTAAAAGAGGATGTCAAAATTTAGTACAGGCAGATATGGAATATTTACCATTTAGAGATTCATCAGTTGATTCTTTAGCTTATATAGCGTCTCTTCATCATTTAAGGGATCCGTCTCAAGCCTTAAGGGAGGCTCATAGGGTGTTAAAAGATGAAGGTGACATACTAGTTACTGTATGGTTGGTACAACTAAAGTTTTTCTTCTTAAGAAGGTATACAATTAAGAGAAGTCTCATAAACGGCAAAGAGGTTAGACGTTTCTATAGACTCTATTATCCTTGGGAATTAAAGCGAATAATGGAAAGCAAGGGTTTCGTTACAAAAATCTATAAGTTATATAGAGTAAATAGTTTATTGCCAAATAATTCCCTTTATTACGGTATTAAATCAACTGCTTAG
- a CDS encoding metallopeptidase TldD-related protein, giving the protein MRKLKREVYNLNNIEMLHQDVKYSEEVIEAEFSVEGYSLIDYKRSYTLSRALVSGKWIVYDGNKLESSQKIKEFEICEDFYHESVKTWMNKEKYSRLFTNIKLNEDDQLKVISKKISKSISIHDVKECREEKVVNYVKYNDLNFSYAGDPKDIPSIVEYLRASQSQLTSPSRQVLTESGRLTFILDSEIVASIFHYVLRNFLNGNSPKLKLNEKISSEITIYDNPLNSFSSSFSVFDDEGVKTKKKEIIGDGIITNYLGTLTSKYGEAGNARGILPKPDYFSLEVKQGDWSLNELIDESRGAYIAMGVKNSELIRNSIRITPRSVVKIGQGQIFFREIAIPLQELVTIDAVTRENRGVFIDEEHGGVTPYVRMKVRAILY; this is encoded by the coding sequence GTGAGAAAGTTAAAAAGGGAGGTATATAATTTAAATAATATTGAGATGTTACACCAGGATGTTAAATATTCTGAAGAAGTGATAGAGGCTGAATTTTCAGTTGAAGGATATAGTCTCATTGATTATAAAAGATCTTATACGTTAAGTCGAGCTTTAGTTAGTGGTAAATGGATAGTTTATGATGGTAACAAATTAGAGAGTAGTCAAAAAATAAAGGAGTTTGAAATTTGTGAAGACTTTTATCATGAATCCGTGAAGACGTGGATGAATAAGGAAAAGTATTCCAGACTCTTCACTAATATTAAATTAAATGAAGATGACCAACTAAAAGTTATAAGCAAGAAAATTTCAAAGTCTATCTCAATTCACGATGTTAAGGAGTGCCGTGAAGAAAAAGTAGTAAACTATGTAAAGTATAACGATTTAAATTTCTCATATGCTGGTGACCCTAAAGATATACCGTCAATTGTAGAATATTTAAGGGCAAGTCAGTCTCAACTTACTTCTCCATCTAGACAAGTCTTAACTGAGAGTGGCAGACTAACTTTCATATTAGATTCTGAAATAGTAGCCTCCATTTTTCATTACGTTCTTAGGAATTTTTTAAATGGCAACTCACCTAAGTTGAAATTAAATGAAAAAATATCAAGTGAAATTACAATTTATGATAATCCATTAAATTCATTCTCCTCATCCTTTTCAGTCTTTGATGATGAGGGAGTAAAAACAAAGAAAAAAGAGATTATTGGAGATGGAATAATTACAAATTATTTAGGAACACTTACTTCAAAGTACGGTGAAGCAGGAAACGCGCGAGGCATTTTACCAAAACCAGATTATTTCTCCTTAGAAGTAAAGCAAGGAGACTGGTCTCTTAATGAACTAATTGATGAAAGTAGAGGAGCGTACATTGCCATGGGTGTTAAGAACTCGGAATTAATACGTAATAGTATTAGAATAACTCCGAGAAGTGTAGTTAAAATAGGCCAAGGACAAATATTCTTTAGGGAGATTGCGATTCCACTTCAAGAACTGGTTACAATTGATGCTGTTACTAGAGAGAATAGAGGGGTATTTATTGACGAGGAACATGGAGGTGTAACTCCATACGTAAGAATGAAGGTAAGAGCGATATTATACTAA